In Oryza sativa Japonica Group chromosome 3, ASM3414082v1, one DNA window encodes the following:
- the LOC4334540 gene encoding transcription factor bHLH106, protein MFPVEVAAAAAAAGRMQGEAVVPMMLPPFFMDSGIWPAAAGVVDVAASAEEEAAAAAAAAQDRALAASRNHREAEKRRRERIKSHLDRLRAVLACDPKIDKASLLAKAVERVRDLKQRMAGIGEAAPAHLFPTEHDEIVVLASGGGGVGGAGGAAAVFEASVCCDDRCDLLPELIETLRALRLRTLRAEMATLGGRVRNVLVLARDAGGAGEGGDGDDDRAGYSAVSNDGGDFLKEALRALVERPGAAAGDRPKRRRVVSDMNMQAAA, encoded by the exons ATGTTtccggtggaggtggcggcggcggcggcggcggcggggaggatgcaaggggaggcggtggtgccgATGATGCTGCCGCCCTTCTTCATGGACTCGGGGatctggccggcggcggcgggggtcgTGGATGTCGCCGCGTcggcggaggaagaggcggcggcggcggcggcggcggcgcaggaccGCGCGCTGGCGGCGTCGCGCAACCACCGCGAGGCCGAGAAGCGCCGCCGCGAGCGGATCAAGTCGCACCtcgaccgcctccgcgccgtcctcGCATGCGACCCCAAG ATAGACAAGGCGTCGCTGctggcgaaggcggtggagagGGTGCGCGACCTGAAGCAGCGGATGGCCGGCatcggcgaggcggcgccggcgcaccTGTTCCCGACGGAGCACGACGAGATCGTGGTGCTcgcgtcgggcggcggcggcgtcggcggcgccggcggcgcggcggcggtgttcgAGGCCTCCGTCTGCTGCGACGACCGCTGCGACCTCCTCCCGGAGCTCATCGAGACGCTgcgcgcgctccgcctccgcacGCTCCGCGCCGAGATGGCCACCCTCGGCGGCCGCGTCCGCAACGTGCTCGTCCTGgcgcgcgacgccggcggcgccggcgagggcggcgacggcgacgacgaccgcgcCGGTTACTCGGCCGTCtccaacgacggcggcgacttcctAAAGGAAGCCCTGAGGGCTCTTGTGGAGcggccgggcgccgccgccggcgaccggccgaaGAGGAGGCGCGTCGTCTCCGACATGAACATGCAAGCTGCAGCCTAG
- the LOC4334538 gene encoding uncharacterized protein isoform X2: MSACGYHSPRFSEDIAFLPQWLQPHRPLAVGEHGKDSAAVSSPSCVNCAFIGGPAQEQHSCLNTMVNAASCSGFSLHLSGDEGTPTGTTPSNGNVVPFSLHLSSESTSKLSSTQANGLNSVTCKDVLGGFCIDDQAQEIKTVPQNQSEAKDLREICKMSSEEINKTCDSKGHRRQQLSGRKVDVRKLRSADVNDAVELSIAASEAMVIAEMILLDSQSDKLATASLEAALHVKEARKQCFLEELEHSCGSSESDLDETDRLSELDETEMLDAFQDVGLSLVQTACASQGQNISGLKQEISHASSHPCDAEAHVLESSPEKQNIRWNSHDADTNDHVSDSLASHNKEGGVVAVQTNVGTRKHVKGLFNKETSFISESMDGMDEFPSPSRIASMEMAASSRASFLHKIKGSCEENQGAEAAQLCSQVVCSNLSLVDPLCSIVPCSISFNEGPPSQAPECIQSKGDKELISTKEFPSKQDLEGEAGPSCTPVSNILLRRRKYSSLRPFSTIAPRPYVSKSTEPHNDVDEAVCQQGSFAAVTLNKKIRRVQASKVCVENNFEAGNLHEFSKVLKNPSYAQGVSEHQNSMKSLKRKKAQFSEAKISTRKTKNIRRTQTKSRFSWSDSRLIDTIEPREYIDNKEALFHGLDFLLTGFQSHKEKEIEPLIRKFGGYVLSRVPSCPLDKRSKLAELARCKPPIVLSPKKVSTAKFLYGCAINSWILNPSWLFDSIQAGVMLPPGKYFIRQVHSMQGISMFDQSLHLRKNTLLFDGVGFLILGKISFCSKFSNVIKHGGGQVFASLQGLVQSLKDRSSSHGIILVASEASASRHLSYCGLEHDIKTAVR; this comes from the exons ATGTCGGCCTGCGGCTACCACTCCCCGCGCTTCTCCGAG GACATTGCCTTTCTCCCTCAATGGCTACAGCCGCATCGGCCGCTGGCGGTTGGCGAGCACGGGAAGGACAGCGCCGCCGTTTCGTCGCCGTCTTGTGTG AATTGCGCGTTTATCGGAGGCCCTGCACAAGAGCAACATAGTTGTCTGAACACCATGGTGAATGCTGCTAGTTGCAGTGGGTTTAGCTTGCACTTGTCGGGGGATGAGGGCACGCCTACTGGAACTACTCCTAGCAATGGCAAT GTAGTGCCTTTCTCTCTGCATCTTTCTTCAGAAAGTACTTCAAAACTATCCTCAACTCAAGCCAATGGTCTAAACTCTGTTACATGCAAAGATGTGTTAGGTGGCTTTTGTATTGATGACCAAGCACAAGAGATCAAGACAGTGCCGCAAAATCAATCGGAAGCCAAAGACCTTCGAGAAATTTGTAAAATGTCTAGCGAGGAAATCAATAAAACATGTGATTCAAAAGGACATAGAAGACAGCAACTGTCTGGACGAAAGGTTGATGTTCGGAAACTCCGTAGCGCGGATGTGAATGATGCAGTTGAACTATCAATCGCTGCCTCTGAAGCCATGGTTATTGCGGAAATGATACTTCTTGATTCTCAGTCTGATAAACTAGCTACAGCTTCCTTAGAAGCTGCTCTACATGTGAAAGAAGCTCGGAAACAGTGTTTTCTTGAGGAGCTAGAACATTCTTGTGGATCCTCTGAAAGTGATCTGGATGAGACTGATAGGCTTTCAGAATTAGATGAGACTGAAATGCTCGATGCATTTCAAGATGTTGGCCTATCTCTTGTTCAAACTGCTTGTGCATCTCAAGGTCAGAACATAAGTGGCCTGAAACAGGAAATCTCTCACGCTAGTTCTCACCCTTGTGATGCAGAAGCTCACGTATTAGAGAGCTCTCCTGAGAAGCAAAATATTAGATGGAACAGCCATGATGCTGATACTAATGACCATGTATCTGATTCTTTAGCAAGTCACAATAAG GAAGGTGGAGTAGTTGCTGTGCAGACAAATGTTGGTACAAGGAAGCATGTAAAGGGATTATTCAATAAAGAAACTAGCTTCATTTCTGAGTCAATGGATGGCATGGATGAGTTCCCTTCTCCATCTAGAATTGCTTCCATGGAAATGGCTGCATCTTCAAGAGCTTCTTTTCTCCACAAAATTAAAGGTTCTTGTGAGGAAAACCAAGGTGCTGAAGCTGCACAGTTGTGCTCTCAAGTTGTATGTTCAAACTTGTCACTTGTGGATCCTCTTTGTTCCATTGTTCCATGTAGTATATCTTTCAACGAAGGCCCCCCTAGTCAGGCCCCTGAATGCATACAGAGTAAAGGGGATAAAGAATTGATCAGCACCAAAGAATTTCCATCAAAGCAAGATCTGGAGGGAGAAGCTGGTCCATCTTGCACACCAGTATCTAATATTCTGCTCAGGCGAAGGAAATACAGTTCTCTCAGACCTTTTAGCACAATAGCACCCAGACCATATGTATCAAAAAGTACTGAACCTCATAATGATGTTGATGAGGCAGTTTGTCAGCAGGGAAGTTTTGCAGCAGTAACTTTAAATAAAAAGATACGACGTGTGCAAGCCTCTAAAGTATGTGTAGAAAATAATTTTGAAGCTGGAAATTTGCACGAATTTTCTAAGGTTCTAAAGAATCCATCTTATGCTCAGGGGGTCAGTGAGCATCAAAACAGTATGAAGAGTCTTAAAAGAAAGAAAGCCCAATTTTCAGAAGCTAAAATTAGTACCAGGAAAACCAAGAATATTAGAAGGACGCAGACTAAATCTCGATTCAGCT GGTCAGATAGCAGACTCATTGACACAATCGAACCCAGGGAGTACATTGATAATAAAGAAGCCCTATTTCATGGACTGGATTTTTTGTTGACTGGATTTCAGAGTCACAAGGAAAAGGAAATTGAGCCATTGATCCGAAAATTTGGAGGCTATGTTCTTTCTAGAGTGCCATCCTGTCCACTTGATAAAAGAAGCAAGCTGGCAGAGCTTGCTAGGTGCAAGCCTCCCATTGTTCTTTCTCCTAAAAAG GTATCAACGGCTAAGTTCTTATATGGCTGTGCTATCAACTCCTGGATTTTGAATCCCAGTTGGCTTTTTGATTCTATTCAAGCTGGTGTCATGTTGCCACCTGGAAA GTATTTTATTCGACAAGTGCATTCAATGCAGGGTATTTCAATGTTTGACCAGTCACTGCACCTAAGAAAGAATACATTGTTATTTGATGGGGTAGGATTCTTAATCCTTGGAAAAATCAGCTTCTGTTCCAAATTTTCCAACGTTATCAAG CATGGAGGTGGCCAAGTTTTTGCATCTCTTCAGGGATTAGTTCAAAGCTTGAAGGATAGAAGCTCTTCACATGGAATCATTCTCGTAGCAAGTGAGGCGAGCGCATCACGCCATCTAAGCTATTGTGGGCTTGAGCATGACATAAAAACAGCGGTTCGTTGA
- the LOC4334538 gene encoding uncharacterized protein isoform X3, giving the protein MSSEEINKTCDSKGHRRQQLSGRKVDVRKLRSADVNDAVELSIAASEAMVIAEMILLDSQSDKLATASLEAALHVKEARKQCFLEELEHSCGSSESDLDETDRLSELDETEMLDAFQDVGLSLVQTACASQGQNISGLKQEISHASSHPCDAEAHVLESSPEKQNIRWNSHDADTNDHVSDSLASHNKEGGVVAVQTNVGTRKHVKGLFNKETSFISESMDGMDEFPSPSRIASMEMAASSRASFLHKIKGSCEENQGAEAAQLCSQVVCSNLSLVDPLCSIVPCSISFNEGPPSQAPECIQSKGDKELISTKEFPSKQDLEGEAGPSCTPVSNILLRRRKYSSLRPFSTIAPRPYVSKSTEPHNDVDEAVCQQGSFAAVTLNKKIRRVQASKVCVENNFEAGNLHEFSKVLKNPSYAQGVSEHQNSMKSLKRKKAQFSEAKISTRKTKNIRRTQTKSRFSWSDSRLIDTIEPREYIDNKEALFHGLDFLLTGFQSHKEKEIEPLIRKFGGYVLSRVPSCPLDKRSKLAELARCKPPIVLSPKKVSTAKFLYGCAINSWILNPSWLFDSIQAGVMLPPGKYFIRQVHSMQGISMFDQSLHLRKNTLLFDGVGFLILGKISFCSKFSNVIKHGGGQVFASLQGLVQSLKDRSSSHGIILVASEASASRHLSYCGLEHDIKTAPASWVIGSLYSGKLIPLKKDRCASFRKIKMPSFQQPQAFDMSQEI; this is encoded by the exons ATGTCTAGCGAGGAAATCAATAAAACATGTGATTCAAAAGGACATAGAAGACAGCAACTGTCTGGACGAAAGGTTGATGTTCGGAAACTCCGTAGCGCGGATGTGAATGATGCAGTTGAACTATCAATCGCTGCCTCTGAAGCCATGGTTATTGCGGAAATGATACTTCTTGATTCTCAGTCTGATAAACTAGCTACAGCTTCCTTAGAAGCTGCTCTACATGTGAAAGAAGCTCGGAAACAGTGTTTTCTTGAGGAGCTAGAACATTCTTGTGGATCCTCTGAAAGTGATCTGGATGAGACTGATAGGCTTTCAGAATTAGATGAGACTGAAATGCTCGATGCATTTCAAGATGTTGGCCTATCTCTTGTTCAAACTGCTTGTGCATCTCAAGGTCAGAACATAAGTGGCCTGAAACAGGAAATCTCTCACGCTAGTTCTCACCCTTGTGATGCAGAAGCTCACGTATTAGAGAGCTCTCCTGAGAAGCAAAATATTAGATGGAACAGCCATGATGCTGATACTAATGACCATGTATCTGATTCTTTAGCAAGTCACAATAAG GAAGGTGGAGTAGTTGCTGTGCAGACAAATGTTGGTACAAGGAAGCATGTAAAGGGATTATTCAATAAAGAAACTAGCTTCATTTCTGAGTCAATGGATGGCATGGATGAGTTCCCTTCTCCATCTAGAATTGCTTCCATGGAAATGGCTGCATCTTCAAGAGCTTCTTTTCTCCACAAAATTAAAGGTTCTTGTGAGGAAAACCAAGGTGCTGAAGCTGCACAGTTGTGCTCTCAAGTTGTATGTTCAAACTTGTCACTTGTGGATCCTCTTTGTTCCATTGTTCCATGTAGTATATCTTTCAACGAAGGCCCCCCTAGTCAGGCCCCTGAATGCATACAGAGTAAAGGGGATAAAGAATTGATCAGCACCAAAGAATTTCCATCAAAGCAAGATCTGGAGGGAGAAGCTGGTCCATCTTGCACACCAGTATCTAATATTCTGCTCAGGCGAAGGAAATACAGTTCTCTCAGACCTTTTAGCACAATAGCACCCAGACCATATGTATCAAAAAGTACTGAACCTCATAATGATGTTGATGAGGCAGTTTGTCAGCAGGGAAGTTTTGCAGCAGTAACTTTAAATAAAAAGATACGACGTGTGCAAGCCTCTAAAGTATGTGTAGAAAATAATTTTGAAGCTGGAAATTTGCACGAATTTTCTAAGGTTCTAAAGAATCCATCTTATGCTCAGGGGGTCAGTGAGCATCAAAACAGTATGAAGAGTCTTAAAAGAAAGAAAGCCCAATTTTCAGAAGCTAAAATTAGTACCAGGAAAACCAAGAATATTAGAAGGACGCAGACTAAATCTCGATTCAGCT GGTCAGATAGCAGACTCATTGACACAATCGAACCCAGGGAGTACATTGATAATAAAGAAGCCCTATTTCATGGACTGGATTTTTTGTTGACTGGATTTCAGAGTCACAAGGAAAAGGAAATTGAGCCATTGATCCGAAAATTTGGAGGCTATGTTCTTTCTAGAGTGCCATCCTGTCCACTTGATAAAAGAAGCAAGCTGGCAGAGCTTGCTAGGTGCAAGCCTCCCATTGTTCTTTCTCCTAAAAAG GTATCAACGGCTAAGTTCTTATATGGCTGTGCTATCAACTCCTGGATTTTGAATCCCAGTTGGCTTTTTGATTCTATTCAAGCTGGTGTCATGTTGCCACCTGGAAA GTATTTTATTCGACAAGTGCATTCAATGCAGGGTATTTCAATGTTTGACCAGTCACTGCACCTAAGAAAGAATACATTGTTATTTGATGGGGTAGGATTCTTAATCCTTGGAAAAATCAGCTTCTGTTCCAAATTTTCCAACGTTATCAAG CATGGAGGTGGCCAAGTTTTTGCATCTCTTCAGGGATTAGTTCAAAGCTTGAAGGATAGAAGCTCTTCACATGGAATCATTCTCGTAGCAAGTGAGGCGAGCGCATCACGCCATCTAAGCTATTGTGGGCTTGAGCATGACATAAAAACAGCG CCGGCGAGCTGGGTCATTGGCAGTCTATATTCTGGTAAACTGATTCCTCTGAAGAAAGATCGATGTGCCTCATTCCGCAAAATCAAGATGCCATCATTCCAACAACCGCAAGCATTTGACATGAGCCAAGAAATTTGA
- the LOC4334539 gene encoding AP-1 complex subunit sigma-1: MIHFVLLISRQGKVRLTKWYNPYPQKERSKVIKEVSTLVLTRGPKMCNFVDWHGYRVVYKRYASLYFCMCIDAADNELETLQIIHHFVEILDRYFGNVCELDLIFNFHKAYFILDEVLIAGELQESNKKAVLRLITTQDNLVEAAKEEASSLRNIIAQATK, from the exons ATG ATACATTTTGTGCTCCTCATCAGCAGACAAGGGAAGGTGAGGCTGACCAAATGGTACAATCCATATCCTCAGAAGGAAAGATCCAAG GTTATCAAAGAAGTAAGTACGCTCGTCCTGACAAGAGGTCCAAAGATGTGCAATTTTGTCGATTGGCACGGATACAGAGTTGTATACAAAAG GTATGCAAGCCTTTACTTCTGCATGTGCATTGATGCTGCTGATAATGAACTGGAGACTCTTCAAATCATCCATCATTTTGTTGAGATATTGGACCGATATTTTGGCAAT GTCTGCGAGCTTGACCTGATATTCAACTTCCACAAG GCATACTTTATATTGGATGAGGTTCTGATTGCCGGTGAGCTTCAAGAATCGAACAAGAAAGCAGTACTACGCCTGATCACTACACAG GACAACTTGGTGGAAGCAGCAAAGGAAGAGGCAAGCTCATTGAGGAACATAATTGCACAGGCCACCAAGTAG
- the LOC4334538 gene encoding uncharacterized protein isoform X1, which yields MSACGYHSPRFSEDIAFLPQWLQPHRPLAVGEHGKDSAAVSSPSCVNCAFIGGPAQEQHSCLNTMVNAASCSGFSLHLSGDEGTPTGTTPSNGNVVPFSLHLSSESTSKLSSTQANGLNSVTCKDVLGGFCIDDQAQEIKTVPQNQSEAKDLREICKMSSEEINKTCDSKGHRRQQLSGRKVDVRKLRSADVNDAVELSIAASEAMVIAEMILLDSQSDKLATASLEAALHVKEARKQCFLEELEHSCGSSESDLDETDRLSELDETEMLDAFQDVGLSLVQTACASQGQNISGLKQEISHASSHPCDAEAHVLESSPEKQNIRWNSHDADTNDHVSDSLASHNKEGGVVAVQTNVGTRKHVKGLFNKETSFISESMDGMDEFPSPSRIASMEMAASSRASFLHKIKGSCEENQGAEAAQLCSQVVCSNLSLVDPLCSIVPCSISFNEGPPSQAPECIQSKGDKELISTKEFPSKQDLEGEAGPSCTPVSNILLRRRKYSSLRPFSTIAPRPYVSKSTEPHNDVDEAVCQQGSFAAVTLNKKIRRVQASKVCVENNFEAGNLHEFSKVLKNPSYAQGVSEHQNSMKSLKRKKAQFSEAKISTRKTKNIRRTQTKSRFSWSDSRLIDTIEPREYIDNKEALFHGLDFLLTGFQSHKEKEIEPLIRKFGGYVLSRVPSCPLDKRSKLAELARCKPPIVLSPKKVSTAKFLYGCAINSWILNPSWLFDSIQAGVMLPPGKYFIRQVHSMQGISMFDQSLHLRKNTLLFDGVGFLILGKISFCSKFSNVIKHGGGQVFASLQGLVQSLKDRSSSHGIILVASEASASRHLSYCGLEHDIKTAPASWVIGSLYSGKLIPLKKDRCASFRKIKMPSFQQPQAFDMSQEI from the exons ATGTCGGCCTGCGGCTACCACTCCCCGCGCTTCTCCGAG GACATTGCCTTTCTCCCTCAATGGCTACAGCCGCATCGGCCGCTGGCGGTTGGCGAGCACGGGAAGGACAGCGCCGCCGTTTCGTCGCCGTCTTGTGTG AATTGCGCGTTTATCGGAGGCCCTGCACAAGAGCAACATAGTTGTCTGAACACCATGGTGAATGCTGCTAGTTGCAGTGGGTTTAGCTTGCACTTGTCGGGGGATGAGGGCACGCCTACTGGAACTACTCCTAGCAATGGCAAT GTAGTGCCTTTCTCTCTGCATCTTTCTTCAGAAAGTACTTCAAAACTATCCTCAACTCAAGCCAATGGTCTAAACTCTGTTACATGCAAAGATGTGTTAGGTGGCTTTTGTATTGATGACCAAGCACAAGAGATCAAGACAGTGCCGCAAAATCAATCGGAAGCCAAAGACCTTCGAGAAATTTGTAAAATGTCTAGCGAGGAAATCAATAAAACATGTGATTCAAAAGGACATAGAAGACAGCAACTGTCTGGACGAAAGGTTGATGTTCGGAAACTCCGTAGCGCGGATGTGAATGATGCAGTTGAACTATCAATCGCTGCCTCTGAAGCCATGGTTATTGCGGAAATGATACTTCTTGATTCTCAGTCTGATAAACTAGCTACAGCTTCCTTAGAAGCTGCTCTACATGTGAAAGAAGCTCGGAAACAGTGTTTTCTTGAGGAGCTAGAACATTCTTGTGGATCCTCTGAAAGTGATCTGGATGAGACTGATAGGCTTTCAGAATTAGATGAGACTGAAATGCTCGATGCATTTCAAGATGTTGGCCTATCTCTTGTTCAAACTGCTTGTGCATCTCAAGGTCAGAACATAAGTGGCCTGAAACAGGAAATCTCTCACGCTAGTTCTCACCCTTGTGATGCAGAAGCTCACGTATTAGAGAGCTCTCCTGAGAAGCAAAATATTAGATGGAACAGCCATGATGCTGATACTAATGACCATGTATCTGATTCTTTAGCAAGTCACAATAAG GAAGGTGGAGTAGTTGCTGTGCAGACAAATGTTGGTACAAGGAAGCATGTAAAGGGATTATTCAATAAAGAAACTAGCTTCATTTCTGAGTCAATGGATGGCATGGATGAGTTCCCTTCTCCATCTAGAATTGCTTCCATGGAAATGGCTGCATCTTCAAGAGCTTCTTTTCTCCACAAAATTAAAGGTTCTTGTGAGGAAAACCAAGGTGCTGAAGCTGCACAGTTGTGCTCTCAAGTTGTATGTTCAAACTTGTCACTTGTGGATCCTCTTTGTTCCATTGTTCCATGTAGTATATCTTTCAACGAAGGCCCCCCTAGTCAGGCCCCTGAATGCATACAGAGTAAAGGGGATAAAGAATTGATCAGCACCAAAGAATTTCCATCAAAGCAAGATCTGGAGGGAGAAGCTGGTCCATCTTGCACACCAGTATCTAATATTCTGCTCAGGCGAAGGAAATACAGTTCTCTCAGACCTTTTAGCACAATAGCACCCAGACCATATGTATCAAAAAGTACTGAACCTCATAATGATGTTGATGAGGCAGTTTGTCAGCAGGGAAGTTTTGCAGCAGTAACTTTAAATAAAAAGATACGACGTGTGCAAGCCTCTAAAGTATGTGTAGAAAATAATTTTGAAGCTGGAAATTTGCACGAATTTTCTAAGGTTCTAAAGAATCCATCTTATGCTCAGGGGGTCAGTGAGCATCAAAACAGTATGAAGAGTCTTAAAAGAAAGAAAGCCCAATTTTCAGAAGCTAAAATTAGTACCAGGAAAACCAAGAATATTAGAAGGACGCAGACTAAATCTCGATTCAGCT GGTCAGATAGCAGACTCATTGACACAATCGAACCCAGGGAGTACATTGATAATAAAGAAGCCCTATTTCATGGACTGGATTTTTTGTTGACTGGATTTCAGAGTCACAAGGAAAAGGAAATTGAGCCATTGATCCGAAAATTTGGAGGCTATGTTCTTTCTAGAGTGCCATCCTGTCCACTTGATAAAAGAAGCAAGCTGGCAGAGCTTGCTAGGTGCAAGCCTCCCATTGTTCTTTCTCCTAAAAAG GTATCAACGGCTAAGTTCTTATATGGCTGTGCTATCAACTCCTGGATTTTGAATCCCAGTTGGCTTTTTGATTCTATTCAAGCTGGTGTCATGTTGCCACCTGGAAA GTATTTTATTCGACAAGTGCATTCAATGCAGGGTATTTCAATGTTTGACCAGTCACTGCACCTAAGAAAGAATACATTGTTATTTGATGGGGTAGGATTCTTAATCCTTGGAAAAATCAGCTTCTGTTCCAAATTTTCCAACGTTATCAAG CATGGAGGTGGCCAAGTTTTTGCATCTCTTCAGGGATTAGTTCAAAGCTTGAAGGATAGAAGCTCTTCACATGGAATCATTCTCGTAGCAAGTGAGGCGAGCGCATCACGCCATCTAAGCTATTGTGGGCTTGAGCATGACATAAAAACAGCG CCGGCGAGCTGGGTCATTGGCAGTCTATATTCTGGTAAACTGATTCCTCTGAAGAAAGATCGATGTGCCTCATTCCGCAAAATCAAGATGCCATCATTCCAACAACCGCAAGCATTTGACATGAGCCAAGAAATTTGA